A genomic region of Paroedura picta isolate Pp20150507F chromosome 4, Ppicta_v3.0, whole genome shotgun sequence contains the following coding sequences:
- the VSTM2L gene encoding V-set and transmembrane domain-containing protein 2-like protein isoform X2, whose protein sequence is MTGSWRHVAFFTETPHDMTARAGEDVEMACSFRGSGSPSYSLEIQWWYVRTHRDWTDKQNWASNQLKASPQEEAGKDATKISVVKVVGSNISHKLRLSRVKTTDEGTYECRVIDFSDSKARHHKVKAYLRVEPPEEMGEPRRHPSPAGHLQDTRGMGGQPPEHGKLNGAHPHPPRQPHKPGRELRKRSTDEEAACSL, encoded by the exons CCTTCTTCACGGAGACGCCGCATGACATGACTGCCCGCGCGGGCGAGGACGTGGAGATGGCGTGTTCCTTCCGCGGCAGCGGCTCCCCTTCCTACTCGCTGGAAATCCAGTGGTGGTATGTGCGGACCCACAGAGACTGGACAGACAAGCAGAACTGGGCTTCGAACCAG CTAAAAGCATCTCCGCAGGAAGAAGCCGGGAAGGACGCGACGAAAATAAGC GTGGTCAAGGTGGTGGGCAGCAACATCTCCCACAAGCTGCGCCTCTCGCGGGTCAAGACGACGGACGAAGGGACCTACGAGTGCCGGGTCATCGACTTCAGCGACAGCAAGGCCCGGCACCACAAGGTCAAGGCGTACCTGCGGGTGGAGCCCCCGGAAGAGATGGGCGAGCCCcgccgccacccctcccctgccgGCCACCTGCAGGACACCCGAGGCATGGGCGGGCAGCCCCCTGAGCACGGCAAACTGAACGGCGCCCACCCGCACCCCCCGCGCCAGCCCCACAAGCCGGGCCGGGAGCTGAGGAAGCGCTCCACGGACGAGGAGGCCGCCTGCTCCCTCTAG